The following coding sequences are from one Balneolales bacterium ANBcel1 window:
- a CDS encoding glycoside hydrolase family 28 protein, whose translation MSHIPEIRTSATQRPIGGISLFLMVLLLLTNCTAMEATAQSEQVPHEIAPITAPFPMPQLERPAIPDRVFDIRDFGAQQRHESEDELITDAIHDAIETAHRSGGGTVLIPEGSWLTGPIHLMSNINLHVEEGATVYFSENREDYLPVVRQRHEGVEAYNYSPLIYAYKVKNVAVTGKGVFDGQGQQWWDWYREYGPPPRAIATKVPLSRRDFGKGSGMEGMRPNFLVFWESENILVEGVTFNDGPMWNVQLIYSKNAIVRDVTVNSLNAPNGDGLVIDSSSEVLIEYNHFETGDDAVVIKSGLNEEGLEINIPTENVVVRNFTARDVRTGSGGVVFGSETSGGIRNIYVHDAVFEGSDRGIRFKTERGRGNVTENIYVRDVRMKNITYEAINFNTFYTGPDVIGPAPAIRNIDIRNVEIDGVPNAIVLIGLPELWLENITLENISVVNAERGAQLTRVKNLAIKNVDIRSSDRAMTAEDVYEFSIENLRLTDDTGQAPLLFRGRHTGAVFYGNFPTDQVRFEDGLTDDILKEHMDPQAW comes from the coding sequence ATGAGTCATATTCCAGAAATTCGTACATCCGCGACACAACGTCCCATTGGGGGAATCTCTCTTTTTCTGATGGTGTTGTTGCTTCTCACCAACTGCACGGCAATGGAGGCTACGGCTCAGTCAGAGCAGGTTCCCCATGAAATCGCGCCGATAACCGCTCCCTTCCCGATGCCGCAGCTGGAACGCCCGGCCATCCCCGACCGGGTTTTCGACATCCGGGATTTCGGCGCACAACAGCGGCATGAAAGCGAAGACGAGCTCATCACCGACGCTATCCATGATGCGATTGAAACGGCGCATCGTTCGGGCGGAGGCACGGTATTGATTCCGGAAGGATCGTGGCTGACCGGCCCCATCCACCTGATGAGCAACATCAACCTGCATGTAGAGGAGGGCGCGACCGTCTATTTCAGTGAAAACAGGGAAGATTACCTGCCGGTAGTCCGCCAGCGCCATGAAGGGGTGGAAGCGTACAACTACTCTCCGCTCATCTATGCCTACAAAGTGAAGAACGTGGCCGTAACAGGCAAAGGAGTATTTGACGGTCAGGGACAGCAGTGGTGGGATTGGTACCGTGAATATGGTCCCCCGCCCCGGGCCATCGCCACCAAAGTGCCGCTCAGCCGGCGCGATTTCGGCAAGGGCTCCGGCATGGAGGGCATGAGGCCCAATTTCCTGGTATTCTGGGAGTCGGAGAACATCCTGGTGGAAGGGGTCACGTTCAACGACGGACCGATGTGGAACGTCCAGCTGATTTACAGCAAAAACGCCATCGTGCGGGACGTGACCGTCAACAGCCTTAATGCCCCCAATGGCGACGGACTGGTGATCGACTCATCCAGCGAGGTGCTTATTGAGTACAATCACTTTGAGACCGGTGACGATGCCGTGGTGATCAAATCGGGACTCAATGAGGAGGGCCTTGAAATCAACATCCCTACGGAAAACGTTGTTGTCCGGAACTTTACCGCCCGTGATGTCAGGACCGGCAGCGGCGGTGTGGTATTCGGCAGCGAGACCTCCGGCGGCATCCGGAACATCTATGTGCATGATGCCGTGTTCGAAGGCAGTGACCGCGGTATCCGGTTCAAAACCGAGCGCGGCCGCGGAAATGTGACCGAAAATATCTATGTGCGTGATGTTCGCATGAAAAACATCACCTACGAAGCGATCAACTTCAATACGTTCTATACCGGCCCGGATGTTATCGGACCCGCCCCCGCTATTCGCAACATCGACATTCGAAACGTGGAAATCGACGGGGTCCCCAACGCCATTGTACTCATCGGTCTGCCCGAACTCTGGCTCGAAAACATCACCCTGGAAAACATATCTGTGGTTAACGCAGAGCGCGGGGCACAGCTTACACGCGTAAAAAACCTGGCGATTAAAAATGTGGATATCCGGTCCAGTGACCGTGCGATGACCGCCGAGGATGTCTACGAATTCTCCATCG
- a CDS encoding Gfo/Idh/MocA family oxidoreductase, whose protein sequence is MSTSIKTHTVGIIMNGVTGRMGKNQHLLRSILPIMEQGGVTLGNNEVLLPRPVLLGRNAAKLEALAEQTGIREWSTDLDSYLNNPEYPVYFDALTTEQRYANVKKAIAAGKHIYCEKPTALNTEDAMDLHRLAENAGVRHGVVQDKLWLPGLLKLALLRDQGFFGRILSVKADFGYWVFEGDTVPAQRPSWNYRKEDGGGIILDMFCHWRYVLDNLFGDVKSVACLGATHIPERFDENGKPYKATADDAAYAIFELENGVVAQFNSSWTTRVRKDDLVTFQVDGTDGSAVAGLREAWIQSHSATPRPVWNPDIENPHTFHDHWMKMPTTQTYDNAFKIQWELFLKSLHHGTPFRWDLREAAKGVQLAEAGLQAWNERRWVSIDDLK, encoded by the coding sequence ATGAGTACATCCATCAAAACCCATACGGTCGGTATCATTATGAATGGTGTGACCGGGCGGATGGGAAAAAACCAGCATCTGCTGCGTTCGATTCTCCCCATCATGGAACAGGGCGGCGTGACGCTCGGCAATAACGAGGTGCTGTTGCCCCGGCCCGTGCTGCTGGGACGAAATGCCGCCAAACTGGAGGCCCTGGCCGAACAGACAGGCATCCGGGAATGGTCAACCGATCTCGACAGCTATCTGAACAACCCCGAGTACCCCGTCTATTTTGACGCGCTTACCACCGAGCAGCGGTATGCGAATGTGAAAAAGGCGATCGCTGCCGGAAAGCATATCTATTGCGAAAAACCTACGGCCCTGAATACCGAAGACGCGATGGACCTGCACCGGCTTGCTGAAAATGCGGGCGTGCGCCACGGGGTGGTGCAGGACAAGCTGTGGCTGCCCGGCCTGCTTAAGCTCGCCCTGCTCAGGGATCAGGGATTCTTCGGACGAATTCTCTCCGTGAAAGCCGACTTCGGCTATTGGGTATTCGAGGGCGATACCGTTCCGGCCCAGCGTCCGTCCTGGAATTATCGAAAGGAGGATGGCGGCGGTATTATCCTGGACATGTTCTGCCACTGGCGCTATGTACTCGACAATCTGTTCGGTGATGTGAAATCGGTGGCCTGTCTGGGCGCCACTCATATCCCGGAACGATTCGATGAAAACGGCAAACCGTACAAAGCCACCGCCGACGATGCCGCGTACGCGATTTTTGAACTGGAAAACGGAGTCGTCGCCCAATTCAACTCATCCTGGACCACCCGGGTACGCAAAGACGACCTGGTCACCTTCCAGGTTGATGGTACCGATGGCTCGGCGGTAGCGGGATTGCGTGAAGCCTGGATTCAGTCTCATTCGGCCACCCCGCGTCCCGTCTGGAATCCGGATATCGAGAATCCCCATACGTTCCACGACCACTGGATGAAGATGCCAACGACACAAACGTACGACAACGCGTTCAAAATCCAATGGGAACTGTTCCTGAAAAGCCTGCATCACGGAACCCCGTTCCGCTGGGATTTACGCGAAGCCGCGAAAGGAGTCCAGCTGGCGGAAGCCGGCTTGCAGGCCTGGAACGAACGAAGGTGGGTCAGCATCGACGATTTGAAGTAG
- a CDS encoding dimethylsulfonioproprionate lyase family protein, protein MIIADINTMEGRRFPARRHTRNVVGGASPIQAEQFAMGMVVLEPDGGQVPWHNQEQEEIYFVLEGEGEMCLGQERTAVKAGQAVYIPPGEYHQLTNTGARPMKMIYCYGPAGDVAHWRQELEGTLPKAGVDVPDLPDGARPQCTDAPDKS, encoded by the coding sequence ATGATCATCGCTGATATTAATACAATGGAGGGGAGGAGGTTCCCCGCCCGGCGCCACACCCGCAATGTGGTTGGAGGCGCATCGCCGATTCAGGCCGAACAGTTTGCCATGGGTATGGTCGTTCTGGAGCCGGACGGCGGACAGGTCCCCTGGCATAATCAGGAACAGGAGGAAATCTATTTTGTGCTTGAAGGTGAAGGGGAGATGTGTCTCGGGCAGGAGAGGACGGCCGTAAAGGCTGGACAGGCAGTTTACATCCCCCCGGGAGAATACCACCAGCTTACCAATACCGGTGCGCGGCCCATGAAGATGATCTATTGCTACGGACCGGCGGGTGATGTCGCCCACTGGCGGCAGGAACTCGAAGGGACTCTCCCCAAAGCCGGGGTGGATGTCCCGGATCTGCCGGACGGTGCCCGGCCGCAATGTACCGACGCACCCGATAAGTCGTAA
- a CDS encoding Gfo/Idh/MocA family oxidoreductase, whose product MQINRRKFLELTSTLAGSAAFASAMPWISAFNNPAPSGRGASDRIRLGFIGTGNRGSTLMENVIDFKDRLNVEVAAVCDIYEPHYQDAIRIAGSDVPAFYDYREMLDRVEMDGVVISTPLHKHVGPTIAAFEKGIHVFCEKSMARTMDDVKLMYDEHVRLNKILLIGHQRLFSPVYLEAIDRVRNGYYGPITMMKGHWHRNRSWIMYDAEPLSDMDRQLNWRLYRESSGGMITELCSHHLQIANWVLDEQPVSVTGRGSINFWKDHREVWDNFSLVFQYPDGTNFDYSCLQSNKHNGVQIQALGNKGMADLEINKEFWEEPPAPPAIRKMIHSIESSLFDTIPIGGATWVPAEPVAYGGEFISEDWEMNETQLFLEAFVDFIRKGEAPEQLTIEGYRASIWALAAEDATYSDRVITVPDKYLV is encoded by the coding sequence ATGCAAATCAACCGAAGAAAATTTCTGGAGCTGACTTCCACGCTGGCGGGTTCCGCCGCTTTTGCCTCGGCGATGCCCTGGATTTCGGCCTTTAACAACCCCGCACCATCCGGTAGGGGAGCGTCCGACCGCATTCGTCTGGGATTCATCGGAACCGGCAACCGGGGCAGTACACTGATGGAAAATGTGATCGATTTCAAGGACCGGCTGAATGTGGAAGTGGCAGCCGTGTGCGATATCTACGAACCCCATTATCAGGATGCCATTCGCATCGCAGGTAGTGATGTGCCTGCGTTTTACGACTATCGCGAAATGCTGGATCGGGTGGAGATGGACGGTGTCGTTATCTCCACACCGCTGCACAAGCATGTAGGCCCAACCATTGCGGCCTTTGAAAAAGGCATCCACGTGTTTTGCGAGAAATCGATGGCTCGGACCATGGACGATGTCAAGTTGATGTACGACGAACATGTGCGGCTCAATAAAATACTGCTGATCGGCCATCAGCGGCTGTTCAGTCCGGTATACCTGGAGGCGATCGACCGGGTCCGCAACGGCTACTACGGTCCGATTACCATGATGAAGGGCCATTGGCACCGCAACCGGAGCTGGATCATGTACGATGCCGAGCCGTTGTCGGACATGGACCGCCAGCTCAACTGGAGGCTCTACAGGGAATCCTCGGGTGGCATGATTACCGAACTTTGCTCTCACCACCTTCAGATTGCCAACTGGGTGCTCGACGAACAGCCGGTAAGTGTCACCGGCCGCGGCAGCATCAATTTCTGGAAGGATCACCGCGAGGTTTGGGACAACTTCTCGCTGGTGTTCCAGTATCCGGACGGAACCAATTTTGATTACAGCTGCCTGCAGAGCAACAAGCACAATGGCGTACAGATCCAGGCCTTGGGCAACAAGGGGATGGCCGATCTCGAAATCAACAAGGAGTTCTGGGAAGAGCCGCCCGCACCGCCTGCCATCCGCAAGATGATCCACAGCATTGAATCCAGCCTTTTCGACACGATTCCGATCGGTGGCGCTACATGGGTTCCGGCGGAACCGGTAGCCTACGGTGGCGAGTTTATCTCGGAAGACTGGGAAATGAATGAAACACAGCTTTTCCTGGAGGCCTTCGTCGATTTTATCCGAAAAGGGGAAGCCCCGGAGCAGCTTACGATTGAGGGATACCGCGCATCCATATGGGCACTGGCCGCCGAGGACGCCACCTACAGCGATCGCGTTATCACCGTGCCGGATAAATACCTCGTCTGA
- a CDS encoding FAD:protein FMN transferase gives MNAVYHNSFYAMGTRCHMVFPGMDEDAGERVFGVVRQEVNRVESSLSRFIPYSEIAIINKNAGKEPVQVSEEIFDILTKCRIFFKKTRGAFDISMRPVLEYWKQRTSDDQADLGLYETMDATGMSRIQLDENERTVAFENDSLEIDLGGFGKGYALERCRKLLQDFSVKDAFISFGESSVLAMGRHPAGDCWRVGLNNYSSPGQALHTFDVTDASVSTSSNFFVDDYGKLCNHRHVINPFSGYPVERCMTVSVCSASPVVAEVLSTAFLVSSEEVIKSVKEEYGCDVVKTDYAPEVPEKAMF, from the coding sequence ATGAACGCCGTCTATCATAACAGTTTTTACGCGATGGGAACCCGTTGCCATATGGTATTCCCCGGGATGGATGAGGACGCCGGTGAGCGGGTTTTCGGTGTTGTCAGGCAGGAGGTTAACCGGGTCGAAAGCAGCCTCAGCCGCTTCATCCCCTACAGTGAAATCGCAATCATCAACAAAAATGCCGGAAAGGAACCCGTGCAGGTGAGTGAAGAGATTTTTGACATCCTCACTAAATGCAGGATTTTTTTTAAGAAAACTCGTGGCGCTTTTGACATTTCCATGCGTCCTGTACTGGAGTACTGGAAACAGCGAACTTCTGACGATCAAGCCGATTTGGGCCTTTATGAAACGATGGATGCCACAGGAATGAGCCGAATCCAGTTGGATGAAAACGAACGGACCGTAGCGTTTGAGAACGACTCCCTCGAGATTGATCTCGGCGGTTTCGGAAAAGGCTATGCCCTTGAGCGGTGCCGCAAGCTGCTGCAGGACTTCTCGGTGAAGGACGCGTTTATCAGCTTTGGCGAGAGTTCGGTACTGGCCATGGGCCGTCATCCGGCCGGTGACTGTTGGCGTGTAGGTTTGAACAATTATTCCAGCCCCGGCCAGGCGCTGCATACCTTCGATGTCACCGATGCCTCGGTCTCCACATCCAGCAACTTTTTTGTGGACGATTACGGCAAACTTTGCAACCATCGTCATGTGATCAATCCGTTCAGCGGGTATCCCGTGGAGCGGTGCATGACGGTCAGCGTCTGTTCGGCATCACCGGTCGTAGCCGAAGTGCTGTCGACGGCATTTCTTGTATCCTCTGAGGAAGTGATCAAAAGCGTGAAAGAGGAGTACGGTTGTGATGTTGTGAAAACAGATTATGCTCCGGAAGTGCCGGAGAAGGCGATGTTTTGA
- a CDS encoding LacI family DNA-binding transcriptional regulator, with protein MADGIFAIELFLDHVQPRKGYRYGTSRHHTFRFMKKKATLNDIAKILGLTKVSVSKALRNHPDISEATKKKVKKVAEQIGYRPNLIARSLTSSRSRTLGVVVPKIAHNFFAHVVAGIQKSAASHEYEIVLTVSDENEELERKHIEALMSMQVDGLLVSVSMDTRNLEVYEWLRDMQIPLVFFDRHIPDLGFNSVIIDDMNAARLGVSKLIEYGCRKIAHLSGYDHISIGRNRRMGYEKALVDHGLTVNPEFITQGGFGEEAGYKGFKELYERGGDIDGLFSVTFPVALGAYIAMRELDPTIIDRLKMLAFGDSGIRNIVPFPQYYIHQPAETMGERAADMLIREIAGEVQAENRLDIMETEFLVSGNDFPLEWKTRQGIETG; from the coding sequence ATGGCAGATGGTATCTTTGCCATAGAACTGTTTCTCGATCATGTGCAGCCGCGAAAAGGTTACCGGTACGGCACATCCCGCCACCATACGTTTCGATTCATGAAAAAGAAAGCGACGCTCAACGATATTGCCAAGATTCTTGGCCTGACCAAGGTAAGTGTGTCCAAAGCCCTCAGAAATCATCCGGATATTTCCGAGGCAACCAAGAAGAAAGTCAAAAAGGTCGCCGAGCAGATCGGATACAGGCCCAATCTGATTGCCCGGTCGCTGACTTCTTCCAGAAGCCGCACACTCGGCGTGGTGGTTCCCAAAATCGCGCACAACTTTTTCGCTCATGTGGTTGCCGGAATTCAGAAATCGGCGGCATCCCACGAGTACGAGATCGTTCTGACGGTATCGGATGAAAATGAAGAGCTGGAAAGAAAGCATATCGAAGCGTTGATGTCCATGCAGGTGGACGGGCTGCTGGTATCGGTCTCCATGGATACCAGGAACCTAGAAGTGTATGAATGGCTTCGTGACATGCAGATCCCGCTTGTGTTTTTTGACCGCCACATTCCGGACCTGGGATTCAACAGCGTCATTATCGATGATATGAATGCTGCCAGGCTGGGGGTCAGCAAGTTGATCGAATACGGCTGCAGAAAAATTGCGCACCTGTCGGGGTACGATCACATCTCCATCGGCCGAAACCGGAGGATGGGTTATGAGAAAGCGCTGGTAGATCATGGACTGACAGTAAACCCCGAATTCATTACCCAGGGGGGCTTTGGAGAAGAAGCCGGTTACAAGGGATTCAAGGAGTTGTATGAGCGAGGGGGGGACATCGACGGATTGTTTTCGGTGACCTTTCCTGTAGCCCTCGGAGCCTATATTGCAATGCGCGAGCTGGATCCGACCATTATTGACCGGTTGAAAATGCTTGCATTCGGCGACAGCGGAATACGGAACATCGTGCCGTTTCCGCAATACTACATCCACCAGCCGGCGGAAACGATGGGTGAAAGGGCGGCCGATATGCTGATACGCGAAATTGCCGGCGAAGTACAGGCGGAAAACCGGCTGGATATTATGGAGACCGAATTCCTGGTGAGCGGAAATGATTTTCCACTTGAATGGAAGACACGACAGGGCATCGAAACCGGCTGA